actactcactataTCACTGTGCCGCCCGTCTCATTCACATTAATACTACTGTTAGCATCCTGtgatttacttacatttacacgtattcatttaacagatgcttttctccaaagcaaagtacatctcacagaaaacacaatgtgtgcattacattagattAGCAGAGAGACTTTGACGCAGgcgcgtgattctaaagcacggTTACTTTGTTCCATTCCACCAGATGAACCTCTTCTGAGAAACAGTGGATCTGCTCACtgattttcattaaccgcttgtccaaggCAGGAGGTTGCGATGATCCAGAACCCAGGGGCACTAACTAAGCTAGTCACTGCACAGCCTATCACAGAGTGGCCCCTCACACATATTCAGCTGCTGTTTGCTGTCCTTGCTGTTTTCTGCTAGTTAGCTAAAAAAGCAgcttcatattgttttttttaaacgattTCCCTCACCTTTGCAAGCCTGGTGGACCTTGACTTGGCTATTgcccctatgcttctgggaccAGCTGTGGACTACCACAGCTTAACATATAACTGATTTGCTTACCTAGCCGGTTTCTCTAGTTATAAGTTTAAGTCCTATAAATTAAGTTTTGGTGTTTCTAGTTATACTTTTAATTAATCTctctagatagatagatacaacTTGTATTGTCATTTTatagtacaggtacacagcGACGAATTGCAGCTTAGCATCTAAAAGTGCAAATAGTAGAATTGTGCAAatgtgcagttaaaaataagagATTTATGTACAACAAGTAAATTAAATAGGACAGAAAGTATGTACAGAAGCTGCTGAGCAGATAGTACGAATATAGATATCTAGAGTCTACTACCTGGTGTTTGTAATTGTAAATTCGCTAACATCACTGCTAGCTAGCTATTTTTTTTCTAGCTGTAAGTTTGCTAGCCTCTCTGTTAGCTGGCATTTCCAGTTCAGTTAGCCTCTCTGCTAGCCTGTGTTTTCACCTGTAAGTTCGCTAAGCACTGCGAGCTAATTTTTCTAGCTACAAGTTTGCCATATTCTCTGATAGCTTTTCCAGTTATAAATTCGCTAGCCCGTTAGCTGGTTTTCCTAGTTAACTGCGCTAGCCTCTCTGCTAGCCGCTTTTCTTAAGCTGTCGAGTGTCGgtttatcagaatcagaacgagctttagggaacgtgtgagtaagagatatgtgataaatagatataaatgtaaataaatcggTCTTGAAACTCCTTTTTACTGTGCGCGCGGTTGTCCGTGTAAAAGTTTATcgtgttatttttttacatgaaactTGGCGTACCATCAGATTTTGAAAATTGCACTATTTCACTACCAAAAAAGTCGGAATATTATATTCCGTTTGTGCAGTCACTGCACACTTAAGCGAGTTTGCGCATGAACGCAACAGGTGGCTCCGTGGCGCAATGGATAGCGCATTGGACTTCTAGTCAAACACAAGAGACGTGattcaaaggttgtgggttcgagtcccaccggAGTCGcactttttattatataaaaaattctaaaaatgtatgacctaaattagaaatgttttacaaaaacatgCATGATTAATTTAGCCGAcgattttctccagagcgaccaATAACGATATTTATCACCTATATATGCTTGGTGACTCGCTTCCGCTCCCTCGACCTCGCCTTAAAGTCGCAAACGCCCTTCTATTTTATTATAAGCCATTATCATGATAACCAAGAGTATGCACGCATGCTATTTTGTAGAGCAGCGCTTTGTAATATGTTAACCAATGTCGCACATTGTCAATATATAAAATCATAgtaaatacagaataataatataaagacAGCATTGTGTTTTCATGCTGGAATTATTTTCACTTCCATTATGATTATTTCACTAATTCACTGCTTTCTGCTTGAAATGCTTTCTTTCGCTTTTCATTCCTCCCACCTCTAGAATACTcaactttttgtttgttatcCACTGTAGAATAAAGTAATTTGAATGGGATCACAAACTGAAAGTTCTGCAAATAAAGCGACGTTTCTGCAACTCAAAAGCGGCGGCTCACAGACAGACTGTGGGTAAATGTGAAGTAGTGGTTCAACGCAGTGGGGGTtcacggggaatataaggggtgAGTGTCtcaaggaagaggaggaggaggaaggaaagcCTGAGAGGTGTTAAGACGGCTGGTTTGATATGCGGGCCCTTAGGAAAAGTGATCCCTGGACCGAGAGCATTTATTTCTATTGTTGCATCCCAATACCTCTCGCTGTGCCGGTGCTCCCAATAAACGTCCACGCCAGCACAAGTGACTTACACTCACTGGTACAgttacagttatcacaagcttacaatgatttacccattcatacagctggataattttactggagcaattaggggaagtaccttgctacagcaggaggtggatcGAACCTGCCACCTTCTGAGCCAAAAGTGGCTGCAACTACTATGCTAGCAGATGTCCGTGGTGTTTAGTCATTCAGCTGGCAGAAGTAATGTAAGTAACACATGCCCACATATTgcgagcaatttagagtcactaatcaGGGCAGGTGGAGGGcgcggggtcctgctctccggtaggtctggggttcgagtcctgcttggggtgccttttgatggactggcatcccgcccggggtgtgtccctgcaCCCCGTGCTGCTGGGCCAGGCCCGGCTCGGCTCAGGACCAGTGGTCTCAGACtatgtgactctgtgtgtgtgtgtgtgtatgtgtgtctagtCCGCCTAGAACGCACACACTTTTGGAGCGAGGGAAGAAAGCAACACTGTCAGAGTGAGAAGGCAgaagcccacacagactgagccaaagTTGAACCTATGTCCAAACAACCAAGTCGCCTGAGAGGTGAATAGCaggtgaagcagcagcagttggagaacaaaaagaaaaaagcctcaGTCTAAGGGTCTCCAGAGCACTTTTGACATTCTGTGCCTGATTCTGAGGCTTCTTCTCCTGTTTAAGTGGTAGGCAAAAACAGGAGAacgttctctttttttattttccttttaaatgaatTGTTACTAAGAGTTTGCTTTACAAGAATTTGCTTTGTGTGAAGATCTTAAGGTTGCTTTTTTATTGTCACCAAGAACACCCGTCAGTGTCACTTAGATGTGTGTCAGCTGATTCGAACCCATCTTTACTGATCTTTTTAAAAGTTTGCTAAGATACACTGGGCCCTAGGCTCGTCACTGTTCAGCCCATTGCACACAGATTCAGTGACAGATTTACATGCGACTCATAATTGTTCCGACAAtctcaaaataataaaaatataaatttgcttTCCTCCTTGCTAGCAGGCTAATACTGCACATTTTCATGATTaaaacccaaagacatgctgttcaggttcacccacagtgtgtgagtgacacagagagagtgtgttccactggtgtatggatgagtgacccagtgtaagtagtgtatccagcagtgtaagtcaccttggtgaataaggtgtgtgggctcataacactacatagagttcattggaagtcgctttggagaaaagcgtctgctaagtacacacacacacacacacacacacattttctgaaccgcttgtcccatacggggtcgcggggaaccggagcctaacccggcaacacagggcgtagggctggagggggaggggacacacccagaacaggacgccagtccgtcgcaaggcaccccaagcaggattcgaaccccagacccaccggagtgcaggacccggtccaacccactgcatcaccgtgccccccacaactttatatgttttttaaatgattctCAGCATTTTCATGTTTGGTGCACGAAGGTGCAGAAGGTCCTGCGTGTCCTTGTCAAGAGACTTGAACCCAGCACCTCTGTTTTGTTGGATTTTCCTGATCCTGCTGGAACAGCATTGTGAAGGACTATAAGTGCCTCCAGCACTACACTCCCTTCTGTGACCAGTTGTCACCCTTCTTTTATTGTGCAGAACCCCAGTGTCTCAGTGCCTCAGAGCCAATGACCTTTCCTGAGCGCCACTCACTCCTGCAGTATCAGTGCAGCACTTTTGTGTTGAGGCAGCAGTGAGAGAACACAGGCTAGCAGAGATGCTATTGAACTTATATACTACTCTTCCATACATCGGGAACAGGGGGTTGGGAATAGCAGCCCTACTCGATggcagtggggggtggggggacagaTGCTCACACTCCCACCATTCTGTACATTAGCGGTATGACGTCGTCGCTGCAGAGCTGCAAAGAGTTCAACTGCTGAATCAGTGGATGCAGGTTCGACAAAGGGCCGAGGGGACAGGAGAGAGAGACGTGGGACAGACTGCCCGACAAATCTGCTTTACTGTTTCATGCTTTAGGCTGCTTTTGAAAACCCAGCTGACCTGTGGGACATCTGCTGTGAGCTGGGTGTTGTCTCCCAGTCTGTGATGTAACGGCTGTCTCGCTCAGTCACCTGGAGTTGAACCCGCGGATCCTGTGGCTGGTCAGCGAGCAGGAAGTGGTTACCTTGTCAGCAAGGTAAGCATTcctctctcctgtctgctcaTGTCTGTGCCATTTCCCAGTCTGATCTCCATTCCGTTCCCTGTGTGACTGGATGGGTGTCAGATGCTGGGGAGCCTCTAAGCTTCTATGGATCTAACCGTAACACCATAGGCTATTCTCATCATCGTGACTGACAGGTGCTACCTGATCCGGTGCCTCgtccaccttctgctgcagacCCAATGGCAGCGCTCGGCCTGCCCGCCCTGTCCCGCGTGGCAATCTGTGGCGGCACCCATGGAAATGAGCTGTCGGGTGTGTATCTGCTGAGGGAGCTGCAAAAGAGTAGGCAGGAGGAAGCTCCGGACTCCGTGGCCCTCGTGACGGTGATGTCAAACCCACGTGCCGTGCAGCAGTGCCGGAGATACACGGAGACTGACCTCAACCGCTGCTTCACTGATGCCACCTTGAGGTCAGAAGCAGCACTGAGTCTGGCAATGATGACGGGATTTGGAACAGAAAGATAGACAGTCCAGCTCTGACCGCCCCTCTTTCGCCCTTCTTCACCCCTCCAGCTCGCCGATTTCCGACCGAACCCCATATGAAATTGTGCGAGCTCAGGAGCTGAATGCTCTTCTGGGCCCCAAAGGCAGTGCCGATGCTGTGGACCTGGTGTGTGACCTCCACAACACAACTGCCAACATGGGGCTGTGCTTCATCTCCTACTCTGACTGCGACTGGATCTGTCTGCATATTTGCAGACACCTGCAGGCAAGAGCAAGCGACTGCTGATTCCCTGTTGACAGTAGACTGAGAGCTCTAACAAGTTAACTACAATGTACTgcctgcaggtggcgtagtggttagagctactttgTACTCAGTGGACCAGGGTTAAAGCCAGTGtgtgctgtagtgcccttaatcCAGGTACTTTCCCAGactggtaattaaaaaaataaaagtgatccACCCgcagggtaaatcagtgtaagattaacactttatttctttggataaaaatgttagctgtctgaataaataataaatatactaaAACTTTAACCCTACGGTAATTATATGAAGTGCTGCTTCTAGCTGGTCAGTTTCTGTGATTAAATATCATGATTTGAAAGCGCTCCTCCCCCTGGCGATGTCTTCTCAGAGGGAGATGCCATCTACACCTGTGAGGTACCTGCATTACAACATCCCGCAGTCAGAGGCCTACTCTCTGGAGTCTGTAGGCAAACATGGCTTCGGTGAGCTTCACTCTTTCTTTGTAAGTCTCAGTCTCAGTCAGTCTTTTCCCCCAGTGTCTCGTCTAAAtatgatttcctcccacagctacCTGAACCACGACGTTCACCTTTTCCGTACTTAAAGTCACTAAAATATTTCTTGacactgtatttaattttacatattatattttccaattaagcagggggtgcggtggcgcagtgggttggaccacagtcctactctccagtgggtctggggttcgaatcccgcttggggtgccttgcggcggactggcgtcccgtcctgggtgtgtcccctccccctccggccttacgccctgtgttgccgggttaggctctggttccccgtgaccccgtaagggacaagcggttctgaaaatgtgtgtgtgtgtgtgtgtgtgtgtattttccaatTATTAGCTGGTGAGTGAAATCTGTTAATAGGAGAATCATGCAGACTGCTACTGCCAGTTTGTCTGAAGTATTACTGTGATTCGACCTTTTATTGGTATCATACAAAACAAAGACTGTCAAAGGACTTGCACCCCAACATCTAGAGGACGCAATCACTCCATACAGCCCAGCATGAGccctgtgcttctccacctctgtccCCTTGATGGTCCTACTCATAAGCGCCCAAAATGAAAggtctgtaggttctcagttttgaccttgatatggtggaaaaaacttTCCTGGTCCCTCGgcgctgctgaatccccccagcattcaagaagggtctcaaacctatctctttcagaaccacttttcttctgatctcctgacagctccataaatgagtccaacaccatctgctatgattatctatgtatttcatatttgaatgtcacttctttaggagctacttgagggatgtgaaccagcaacatgatggtatcagacacacaagatgtgtgtaaataatCTTGTGTCTAAAGCTTTGTCTGTTGATGCTGCAGTTTTGATTACTCTGagttgcacatcactttggagaaaagcatgtgataAATTGGTTCCGCACTGGTAATGCGGCAGATGTAGGAGAACTGGCGACCATAACAATTAAAGTTGTCTCTCTCCCCCAGCAATGGAGATTGGCCCGCAGCCACATGGTGTCATCAGGGCTGATATCATGGGTATCATGGCAGAAGGGGTTCGCCTGATGCTTGACTGGGTCTGTCGTTTTAATTCCGGTGAGTAGAGCTGAAGCCCTCTCCTACATCACCTACATTCATGCATTCACCCCCATGGCTCTTCACAATTCCACCACATGTCCTCTCTCGGTGGAGGAATTCAAATTTGACCCTGACTGTTACACAACCTGCTGCCTTTCCTCAGGGGAGCAGTTTAAGGGAGACAAGATGGAAGTGTACACCTTGGTGAGGAACGTCGATTACCCTCGAGACCCAGCGACTCATTCGATCATTGCTGCCATTCATCCTCAGCTACAGGTACCTCCAGTACCAGAGGTTTGCTGGAGAGGCCACAGTGACAAAGTTCACTGAAGAAGCAGCTCATCCAGCTGCTGACTCTTTCTGTTGCCTTTAGGACCGTGACTTCTGTCTCCTCCATCACGGCGACCCTCTCTTCCTGCACTTCTCAGGAAAGACCGAGTGCTACCCGTGGGCAGAGCCGCTCTACCCCTTCTTCGTCAACGAGGGTGCGTACTATGAGAAGGGCATCGCCCTCTCACTTGCCCACAAGAACACGGTGGGGATTCCGCCTATTTGTGTGCAAAGAGACTGAGGGGGAAAGAGGACCTGGACCACGAGGGCCAGATTTTTGCAAAGCAAACTTAATTTGCTTCTCTGAACCAACTCAGGAATAACagtgttaatgtaaatgaaaaaagaaacgtAGTGAACAGCAGGATAAACAAACCTGTGGATTTTTCCCTTGGGAGTGAGTTGGAGAAACTTTAGTGCATTTAAATTTCAGCTGCTGTAGCTGAACATAAACTCGTATTTGCACAAAATCTCCGTGttattaaatactttttatcGAAATAGACTGctttgtttctcttctgttATTTCTGAGTTTCTACAAAAAGTgacaggcagcagatggcatagtgattagagaCTTGGgttaaaagaagaaaagtttAGATCCCAACTTTTGCTGTAGTTCCCTCAATCAAGGTACATACCGTGAACTCATACTCAGctcaatcaataaaaaaataattgtctgTAGCTATAAAGCCCCCCACAACCAGAGCATATTcagaaaaacagagagagagcaagcaAGTGAACAGGGCTCTTTATTTCAGTGTGACACAAACACTAGTAAAGCACTGAAAAGACACCTGAACATGATTATCAGTGCTGTGAAGATCACTTGATACTCTGCTGTGCCCTCAGCCCTATTCCGTGTGCTTTAGGAGAACAAGCTTTATGTGCTGAACATGTACAGTAACGGTCTCACAAGCTACCAACCTGAGGTGCAGTTTGGGtagaaagagcagcaggagaaaCTAAAAGTTAAAgtaaactaaaaaataaattaaacacaagTAACTTCCAAACTCAAAGGGAATTTTAACGGAACAAAACCTCAAAGTGCCATTAACAACTGCAACAATGCAGATATACTTTTCAGAACCAGAGTGAAACATCTACAGCATCTACTGTGACAACATGGTAACAGTGGATCCGAGCCCATCTCACCACAGTACACTTTTTTTAACACTGTTGGTACTGACAAAAGCAGTGCAACTTCATTCAAATGCCCAGCGATGCATCAGCACTTGTCTATTTTGGGATATGACACTGAAACTCCCTGTGTGCAACACTACTACACCAGCGTTAACTCAACGACACTGAACTCACAATACCCAACAACAGAATTACTAAACAGCCACAATCAATCAGAATAATAAATCACTAATGTAAAACTGCCATGtattgtacacatttttttatcctTTCTCACCATTGGTCATGCAGTGGAACCCCTCACAGCAGTTTAGGTAACACAGTCCTCCATAGTTTCCATCTGCCCATTACTCACGAGGCATTGCAGCTgactttttgggctgagcctggcTGCACTACACAGATCACCTGCCTCCCACAGGGATTTCCCTGTCTCAACCCACTAGGAGGAGACTGTTTCAGAGAAAATGGATGTATAAGCCTCCACAacttgttaccatggcaaccctCACCACattatgcaattaaaaaaagaagaaaactgtataaaaacagATATAGCTCTCTATAAGTGGTATGGCAGAGGTTCCAATCATGACTGGGAAGAGTGAGTATTGGTTTACATGACACTCTGTACACAGTACTATGGTAATGGTCACTGCACACAGTAAAATAGTGATAGTCACTGGACACAGTAAAATGGCAACGGTCACTGTACTCAGTTATATTGTAATGGTCACTCTGTAAGCAGTAACATAGTAAAgtttggactctgccaaggtggGTGAAGTGCTGGTCACTACGCCACTCTGTAAGCAGTCATGCGATAATAGTTTTGACCGTGGCTGCGAGCGGCCCACACTAGCAGGGCTGCAGCCATCATGTGCAGTGGACAGGAGATGAGGGCAAGGTAGAGTGACCATCCCAGTGACCCATCCACTCCATCTGGCAGGACGGAGGCACGGTGAAGCAGGTCCATTCCAGCCAGGTAACAGCATACTGTGGCCAGAGTGCACAGGCCTGAGTAGACAGATGAAGTCCATTAGATCACTAGCTTCACtgtggcaataataataataataataataataataataataatgcactgtgcaacattcctcatcttgctTTTGATCACCGACCCTGtaaacagctgtaaacactacggaagtgagttgaattaaggagGTCCCACACTGCTATTCTGTTTAGGTGCCCCTTACTTCCATCTATTGGCTAAAACAGATGGATGGCAGTAACAGGGTGATACAACAGAAAATAGATAAGTGAAgataatgcaattaaaaagaataaactgATCTGAAATACAATGATATGTTTAGAAATGTACAAGTAGTTGTTTTTAACAGAAGCAGCCAGCACTGTAGaaattataataacaattattcTCTCACCAGCCAGCAGATGGAGCACTCCGATGCCCAACATGGGGGTGAGGCTCCGACACAAACAGGCACACACTCCGATCATGCCCCCCAGCACTACCAAACCCAGGGAGACGAGTGGCAACAAGAACTGACACCTCCACAAGTCTGCGTAGAGAAAGCACACGGAAATCACTCTACATAACAGCCCCCTATACGGGGGGTCCACAGAAAGTGAGGTCACAGGTGTGTCAGTGGTAAATACCACAGTACTTTTAACAGAAGGCACAGTCAGTGCAATCAGGAGAGCTAGAAGCAGGCAGAACACACATGTGGCACAGACACACCCCAGATCACATGGGTCATCCCACAGCTACCACTCACATGTCCTCAGCAGGTCTTCTCCACTGTTGTGATTCCCAGGCTCACGGTACTTGGGAATGAACTGCTGGGGCAACGTGAAGCTCACACACTCGGTCACCATCTTTGgatctgagagagagagagagagagagagagagagaaagagaagcagGAGTGACCGAGGAAAAGGTGCTACAAAGCATCATCTGCTGTACCAAACAGGCCCTCAAGGTGGTGTACTTGTTAAAGACCTGCACAACATAAGGTTGTAGGCTCATACCTGGCTCCCTGTACCAGTGCGAGTGGGTGGGCACCAGGATGCAGCGCCACCACAGCCCCATTGTGCCATTGAGGCGGAACAGCGTGTCGCTGTAGGTCTTCTCATCGAAGTCGGCGCCCAGGAAGTCGTCATGCAGGGCGCGCAGTTCCGAGGCGTTGGCTTCACTCACAGCCGCTGGGCTGCGGTACTCGTACCAGTGCTGCGTGCCCACGGCCACGGACAGGTACACAGTGGCCAGCAGGCTGAGCACGGAGCCGATGACCAATGCCGTGGCATAGCGGTTGTCCACCATGGCTGTACTCCAACTCCAAGGCTCTCTGAGGAGGAGGACGCCCTCGACTGCTCAGGGACTGGGCGGTTGCCGCTGGGACGCATGCGGGGCACCCGCATCAGTCTCCATCTGTCCAACAGGAGGGATATAAGTACACCAACATGCGATGAGCAGGAGCTTGTGCTCCAGGAGAGAGACACGAGACCCCTCGCGCTCTTCACCTCAATACCAGCACGCTGGACCTGTCAAGTCAAGTGTGCAGCTTGCAAACACCAGCACCGGTCATACCGGTCACACTGCCACTGGTGTAAACGTCACACACTCACAGCCTCTGTCGTCTGGTCACGGGGTATACCGCTGTAAATCATGCCACACTGTTTTCACCCTGTAGGTCCAAACACTGGTTACACTGGTGATACTGCTAAATGGGAGGCTCCAATCTTGTGATTCCtcaaacacactgtgtgtgtaaactaaGTGAACCCCCTAGCctagcttcacacacacaccaatcaACATTGTCCCATGACAGCAAACAACAGCGACACAGCGGACGAGTCAGTCGGAACTAAACAGAAACCGAGCACTGCTAAACCGTCATGCTGACACCGATGCAAACTGCCCGATTTAATGTCGAGGtgcaatatttactgtatacagaGATGGAGCAGAGCCAGCTGTTCTCCTCAGACACCGCAAGCCGGACATACGTCCTCCTCCCCCTTCTGAAGCCGCTTTGCATACTGGGAGATGTAGTTTATATGGAACCTTGCCTCCTTTCGACACAGCTGTCGTGTTGGATAGTGAGATTTTAagactgataataataataataataataataataagtacatCAAAGTAtgtgaaagaagaaagaaacaatCAAATGTCATTGGTGTAAACAGTATGATTATTCATAATCTTTA
Above is a genomic segment from Scleropages formosus chromosome 5, fSclFor1.1, whole genome shotgun sequence containing:
- the LOC108931112 gene encoding claudin domain-containing protein 1 isoform X1; translated protein: MVDNRYATALVIGSVLSLLATVYLSVAVGTQHWYEYRSPAAVSEANASELRALHDDFLGADFDEKTYSDTLFRLNGTMGLWWRCILVPTHSHWYREPDPKMVTECVSFTLPQQFIPKYREPGNHNSGEDLLRTYLWRCQFLLPLVSLGLVVLGGMIGVCACLCRSLTPMLGIGVLHLLAGLCTLATVCCYLAGMDLLHRASVLPDGVDGSLGWSLYLALISCPLHMMAAALLVWAARSHGQNYYRMTAYRVA
- the LOC108931130 gene encoding N-acyl-aromatic-L-amino acid amidohydrolase (carboxylate-forming) B-like — its product is MAALGLPALSRVAICGGTHGNELSGVYLLRELQKSRQEEAPDSVALVTVMSNPRAVQQCRRYTETDLNRCFTDATLSSPISDRTPYEIVRAQELNALLGPKGSADAVDLVCDLHNTTANMGLCFISYSDCDWICLHICRHLQREMPSTPVRYLHYNIPQSEAYSLESVGKHGFAMEIGPQPHGVIRADIMGIMAEGVRLMLDWVCRFNSGEQFKGDKMEVYTLVRNVDYPRDPATHSIIAAIHPQLQDRDFCLLHHGDPLFLHFSGKTECYPWAEPLYPFFVNEGAYYEKGIALSLAHKNTVGIPPICVQRD
- the LOC108931112 gene encoding claudin domain-containing protein 1 isoform X2 → MVDNRYATALVIGSVLSLLATVYLSVAVGTQHWYEYRSPAAVSEANASELRALHDDFLGADFDEKTYSDTLFRLNGTMGLWWRCILVPTHSHWYREPDPKMVTECVSFTLPQQFIPKYREPGNHNSGEDLLRTYLWRPVHSGHSMLLPGWNGPASPCLRPARWSGWVTGMVTLPCPHLLSTAHDGCSPASVGRSQPRSKLLSHDCLQSGVVTSTSPTLAESKLYYVTAYRVTITI